The Phalacrocorax aristotelis chromosome 2, bGulAri2.1, whole genome shotgun sequence region aaggggccaacccagcctgcctggaCACATGGCCCAcgcatctcctcctcctctcccacttccttctttgCATCGCCCCTTCTACTGTCTCCAGTACTGCCCGCTCCAATCACTTTCTCACAAGCCATAGACCACCGGGGACCTCCGGCGTACCGCTCCCACTGTGCGGCAGGAAGTTCTTGCTGCTCTGGCAAGGTCCTCTCTCGCACACGGCACCTCAGCTGATGGTCGCTAGACTTGCACCTCAGACCGCTTCCCTTCCACTTGGTGCTcctgcctttttgctctcttttgtcCATCAATAAAgttctcctgcatcccagcctgtgaggtctcctcttccctccttctcccaagGTTCCTCCGACCTCACCCAGTACAAAGCCAGGGCTCAAGAGGCCAGCGGGGTGGGTGGAAAAGGGCTACGAGACTTTGCTTAACAAGTGTGGCCCCAGCAAcaccgccaccgccaccacaacagagcagcacagcgGGGGCTTCCACCCCACCATACAAGCCCTTCACTTGCCTAAACATAGCTTTGAACGTTCCAATGCATTCTACCCATGCCTCtgacagcagctccccagggcagcatgCACTTTGCCAACTCCCTTCCCCCGCAAGCCTCTCTGGCCATCACAGCAACCAGAAGCACAGCCAACAGAATCCCTGAGTGCGCAAGGAACCTCTGGACATCATGCAGCTCTCAACGTGAGCAGAGTCAGCTCGAGCGTGCTGTCCTCGACCGTGTGCAGTCAGGTTTACAGGATCCCCAAGGACGGGGACTGCCACACCTCTCTGCGCAAGCGGCTCCACTGCTTCCCCACCCTCACACGGAAAAAGGCTTGCCTTCTCTTCCAAGGAAATGGCacgtcttttcccctttctccattTGCCCTTGCCCTGGCCGTGGGCACCCATGAGAAGAGGCTGAGTCCCCTGGCCTCGTTCCCGAGGAGGGGGAATGCAGTTCTCCCATCTGGGATTTAGACACATTGAGGACATCTCCCCTGCACGGCCTTGCTTTCTGGCTGAAAAacctcccagctctctcagcttctcctcacagGAAGGATGCTCCAGGCCCTTCAGCCTCTTGGTGGCCTTGCACTCGACTCGCTCCTCTAAGGCCATGTCTTTCTTCCGCTGGAAAGCCCTCCACTGGAGACACGACTCCCCacggggcctcaccagtgctgaagagAGAGCAAGATCACTTTCAccgacctgctggcaatgctcttcCCAACGCCACCCCGGGGGACTCCTGGCCTCTTGTGCCACAAGGCTGCATTGCTGCTTCGCAgtcagcttttcctctgccagcaccacAAAGTCgtgctcagcaaagctgctttccagctcctcGGCCCCCAGCCTCTCTTCGTCCCCAGACGCAGGACTTGGCACTTCCCCCTCTTGACCTTCCGGAGATTCCTCTCTGCCCcgttctccagcctctccagctccctggcAATACTGTCAAACCATCCGGTGCCGCAGCCGCTCCTCCAGATTTTGCATCATTTGCCAACTTGCCGAGGGGGCGCTCCGTCCCCGGGCCCACCTCATCGATGAGGCTCTTGGACAGGGTTGGCCTCACGCACCCGAGTCCTGGGCTACACCAACTGAGACTTGCCTCCGTCTGCACTTTGGGCCGCTCGCCACAAGCCTCTGGGACCAGCCCTTCAACCCCTTGCGCATCCTGTGGTCTCCCTCCACTTACACAAGCCGGCATTTCTCCGCTTGTCTAGGAGCGTGCAACGGGAGAAAGTGTCAAAGGCTTCACTGAAAGGTCAAGGTAAACACCAGCCACGACTCTCTCGTCATCCACAAAGCTAGTCACCTCAACGGAGAAAACACGGAGGTCAGTCAAGCACGACTTCCCCTTCGTAAATCCACGCCGATGACTCTCCATCGCCTGCTTGTCCTTGCTGGGTTTGGCAGTGCTCTCCAGGACCATTTCCTCCATCCCCTTTCTTGAAAACTAGGTCAGCCTAGGCAACCTCTTCTTACCCAGATCGTCCCTCCGGGTCTTCTTCACGATAGAAGGGCTGGCAGCTCGCTTCCAGCCATCACAAAACGCCCCCAGGCACCATGACCTTCACAAGgtcatggagagtggcctccCGAGGACATGagacagctccctcagcagtcGCAGCTACAAGGCCTCAGGTCCCACATGCACGGCACTCCTTCATCATCCTCAGCAAGAGGCACTGCTCACCTGACAAAGAGCCTGCTAAACACTCACCTCGGCTCAATGGGGCAGGCCTTGCCAGACCTCAACTCTTCGGCGTGTAGCCACCACCTCCCGGGCCTTGACTCTGCACCCACGTACAGCATGCTTGcctccagtgcctgctgcagtcTCCAAATCCTCTTTCTGCCCGTCAAACACTGTGCAGAGAAGTGGCCTCACCCCaaaggcagatcccaaaggccCTGCGTCACCAGGCTCACCTGCCGGCTGCTCCAGCTcaccctctgcctctctccACACTCCCGGGCTCTCCACAAACTCACTTGCCCTTGCGAGGCTCCCCAGAGCAAGCACAAGAGTCACGCCAGAGACCAGGCTGCATCAAACGGACCAGCCCCAGCTAAGGGAAGCGCTACAGAGGGGCCACACAAGCCCTTGGGGAGGGTGGCAGGGCTCGCCCCACCACAGGGCTTGCCAACTCTGGACGTGGGCTGCCAAGGCAACATCCTGCTCCCGCAAGccgccctcctctgcctgctcccactcACACCCCCACGGACGGCACCGAGGGGCCACAACCACAAACAGGcagcctcctttctcccacctACAACCTCACAAGCAAGAGGGGCACCAAGACACGTGCAGAGCACACCCAGCTGTGGCTTTAGGCCAGGCCTAAAGACAGCCTCAGTCACCTGGCAGCAAGGCCAGCAGGGACCAAGTGCCATGGAAGGGGCAGCGCCTCATGCCTGGCACGCCTCAAAGAAGAGACCAGCCTTCCACGGCTGCGAGGAAAGGGGGCCCCCGCTTCACAATGCACAGGCAAACCACACCACATGAGTGCCATGGCATGACCTCACTGACGACACCCCACCTCTCCAACGCTTTGGTCGCGTATGCTGCCTGCCCTGACACGCGCCATCAAACCAAGCCTTTGGCCTCTAATAGTCTCACTTAAAAGCTGCCGCCAGGGCCAAGGGCACACGTCCTCAAGAAGAGGACATGAAAGTGCAcaattgcagaaggaaaacacgcCCCCACATCATGACCTGCATGACTGTGGCATGCAACAGCCGCTAGCTGCAAAATGCCATCATGTGCCAAGGCTTTCTTACCACCTCGGGCACTCGGCGACCAGTATAAAAGCCGGCCCAGCACGCCTCTCCCTCACACACTTCTCCTCGTGCCTTCTCCTCCAACATCAACAAGGTGAGACTgaacccccttcccctccttcccctccttccccttcttccccttcttcccctgccccacctgGCCCGGCTCTTCCAGCACGCTCTGCCCCCAACTCAGCAGCCCTGACGCCTCCTCACCGCCACGCTCCCCACAGACACACAACACACCTCCACGCTCACTCTCCCTCCTGCAACACCACCCCTCGCACCCCCACGCCCCTACACTTTCTCAACACCCTCTCTTCCAGGGACCCTCCAGCCCACACACATGGCCTGCTACGACCTCTGCCGCCCCTGCGGACCCACCCCGCTGGCTAACAGCTGCaacgagccctgtgtcaggcagtgcgaGGAGTCCCGCGTCGTCATCCAGCCTCCCGCCGTGCTGGTCACCCTGCCAggacccatcctcagctccttcccccagagcaCCGCCGTCGGCTCCTCCTCATCGGCTGCCGTGGGCAACGTCCTCGGCTCCCAGGGAGTGCCCGTCTCTTCCGGCCGCTTCGGCTACGGCTATGGCTTTGGAGGCCTGGGCTGCTACAGCGGCATAAGGGGCTGCTACCCCTGCTAAGGGCCCTGCCCACCACCCCTGATACCAACAGCACGCACCCTGCAAGCCAGGGCATGGACTGAGGACGCACCTCCGGGCTCTTGCTGCCATGTGGACCTGCCCTCCACGGCTCCTCCTCTCAAGGCACCAAGcaaggaagcagggaaggggccaacccagcctgcctggaCACATGGCCCAcgcatctcctcctcctctcccacttccttctttgCATCGCCCCTTCTACTGTCTCCAGTACTGCCCGCTCCAATCACTTTCTCACAAGCCATAGACCACCGGGGACCTCCGGCGTACCGCTCCCACTGTGCGGCAGGAAGTTCTTGCTGCTCTGGCAAGGTCCTCTCTCGCACACGGCACCTCAGCTGATGGTCGCTAGACTTGCACCTCAGACCGCTTCCCTTCCACTTGGTGCTcctgcctttttgctctcttttgtcCATCAATAAAgttctcctgcatcccagcctgtgaggtctcctcttccctccttctcccaagGTTCCTCCGACCTCACCCAGTACAAAGCCAGGGCTCAAGAGGCCAGCGGGGTGGGTGGAAAAGGGCTACGAGACTTTGCTTAACAAGTGTGGCCCCAGCAAcaccgccaccgccaccacaacagagcagcacagcgGGGGCTTCCACCCCACCATACAAGCCCTTCACTTGCCTAAACATAGCTTTGAACGTTCCAATGCATTCTACCCATGCCTCtgacagcagctccccagggcagcatgCACTTTGCCAACTCCCTTCCCCCGCAAGCCTCTCTGGCCATCACAGCAACCAGAAGCACAGCCAACAGAATCCCTGAGTGCGCAAGGAACCTCTGGACATCATGCAGCTCTCAACGTGAGCAGAGTCAGCTCGAGCGTGCTGTCCTCGACCGTGTGCAGTCAGGTTTACAGGATCCCCAAGGACGGGGACTGCCACACCTCTCTGCGCAAGCGGCTCCACTGCTTCCCCACCCTCACACGGAAAAAGGCTTGCCTTCTCTTCCAAGGAAATGGCacgtcttttcccctttctccattTGCCCTTGCCCTGGCCGTGGGCACCCATGAGAAGAGGCTGAGTCCCCTGGCCTCGTTCCCGAGGAGGGGGAATGCAGTCCTCCCATCTGGGATTCAGACACATTGAAGACATCTCCCCTGCACGGCCTTGCTTTCTGGCTGAAAAacctcccagctctctcagcttctcctcacagGAAGGATGCTCCAGGCCCTTCAGCCTCTTGGTGGCCTTGCACTCGACTCGCTCCTCTAAGGCCATGTCTTTCTTCCGCTGGAAAGCCCTCCACTGGAGACACGACTCCCCacggggcctcaccagtgctgaagagAGAGCAAGATCACTTTCAccgacctgctggcaatgctcttcCCAACGCCACCCCGGGGGACTCCTGGCCTCTTGTGCCACAAGGCTGCATTGCTGCTTCGCAgtcagcttttcctctgccagcaccacAAAGTCgtgctcagcaaagctgctttccagctcctcggcccccagcctctcctcgtCCCCAGACGCAGGACTTGGCACTTCCCCCTCTTGACCTTCCGGAGATTCCTCTCTGCCCcgttctccagcctctccagctccctggcAATACTGTCAAACCATCCGGTGCTGCAGCCGCTCCTCCAGATTTTGCATCATTTACCAACTTGCCGAGGGGGCGCTCCGTCCCTGGGCCCACCTCATCGATGAGGCTCTTGGACAGGGTTGGCCTCACGCACCCGAGTCCTGGGCTACACCACCTGAGACTTGCCTCCGTCTGCACTTTGGGCCGCTCACCACAAGCCTCTGGGACCAGCCCTTCAACCCCTTGCGCATCCTGTGGTCTCCCTCCACTTACACAAGCCGGCATTTCTCCGCTTGTCTAGGACCGTGCAACGGGAGAAAGTGTCACAGGCTTCACTGAAAGGTCAAGGTAAACACCAGCCACGACTCTCTCGTCATCCACAAAGCTAGTCACTTCAACGGAGAAAACACGGAGGTCAGTCAAGCACGACTTCCCCTTCGTAAATCCACGCCGATGACTCTCCATCGCCTGCTTGTCCTTgctgggcttggcagtgctctCCAGGACCATTTCCTCCATCCCCCTTTCTTGGAAACTAGGTCAGCCTAGGCAACCTCTTCTTACCCAGATCGTCCCTCCGGGTCTTCTTCACAATAGAAGGGCTGGCAGCTCTCTTCCAGCCATCACAAAACGCCCCCAGGCACCATGACCTTCACAAGgtcatggagagtggcctccCGAGGACATGagacagctccctcagcagtcGCAGCTACAAGGCCTCAGGTCCCACACACTTGCTTACCTCCAGACGCACGGCACTCCTTCATCATCCTCAGCAAGAGGCACTGCTCACCTGACAAAGAGCCTGCTAAACACTCACCTCGGCTCAATGGGGCAGGCCTTGCCAGACCTCAACTCTTCGGCGTGTAGCCACCACCTCCCGGGCCTTGACTCTGCACCCACGTACAGCATGCTTGcctccagtgcctgctgcagtctccaaatcctctttctgcccatcaaACACTGTGCAGAGAAGTGGCCTCACCCCaaaggcagatcccaaaggccCTGCGTCACCAGGCTCACCTGCCGGCCGCTCCAGCTCACCCTCTGCCTCTCGCCACACTCCCGGGCTCTCCACAAACTCACTTGCCCTTGTGAGGCTCCCCAGAGCAAGCACGGAGTCACGCCAGAGACCAGGCTTCATCAAACAGACCAGGCCCAGCTAAGGGAAGCGCTACGGAGGGGCCAACACAAGCCTTTGGGGAGGGTGGCAGGGCTCCGCCCACCACAGGGCTTGCCAGCTCTGGACGTGGGCTGCCAGGGCAACATCCTGCTCCCGCAAGccgccctcctctgcctgctcccactcACACCCCCACGGACGGCACCGAGGGGCCACAACCACAAACAGGcagcctcctttctcccacctACAACCTCACAAGCAAGAGGGGCACCAAGACACGTGCAGAGCACACCCAGCTGTGGCTTTAGGCCAGGCCTAAAGACAGCCTCAGTCACCTGGCAGCAAGGCCAGCAGGGACCAAGTGCCATGGAAGGGGCAGCGCCTCATGCCTGGCACGCCTCAAAGAAGAGACCAGCCTTCCACAGCTGCGAGGAAAGGGGGCCCCCGCTTCACAATGCACAGGCAAACCACACCACATGAGTGCCATGGCATGACCTCACTGACGACACCCCACCTCTCCAACGCTTTGGTCGCGTATGCTGCCTGCCCTGACACGCGCCATCAAACCAAGCCTTTGGCCTCTAATAGTCTCACTTAAAAGCTGCCGCCAGGGCCAAGGGCATACCTCCTCAAGAAGAGGACATGAAAGTGCAcaattgcagaaggaaaacacgcCCCACCTCATGACCTGCATGACTGTGGCATGCAACAGCCGCTTGCTGCAAAATGCCGTCATGTGCCAAGGCTTTCTTACAACCATGGACACTCGGCGACCAGTATAAAAGCCGGCCCAGCACGTCTCTCCCTCACACACTTCTCCTCGTGCCTTCTCCGCCAACGTCAACAAGGTGAGCCTgaacccccttcccctccttcccctccttccccttcttccccttcttcccctgccccacctgGCCCGGCTCTTCCAGCACGCTGTGCCCCCAACTCAGCAGCCCTGACGCCTCCTCACCGCCACGCTCCCCACAGACACACAACACACCTCCATGCTCACTCGCCCTCCTGCAACACCACCCCTCGCACCCCCACGCCCCTACGCTTTCTCAACACCCTCTCTTCCAGGGACCCTCCAGCCCACACACATGGCCTGCTACGACCTCTGCCGCCCCTGCGGACCCACCCCGCTGGCTAACAGCTGCaacgagccctgtgtcaggcagtgcgaGGAGTCCCGCGTCGTCATCCAGCCTCCCGCCGTGCTGGTCACCCTGCCAggacccatcctcagctccttcccccagagcaCCGCCGTCGGCTCCTCCTCATCGGCTGCCGTGGGCAACGTCCTCGGCTCCCAGGGAGTGCCCGTCTCTTCCGGCCGCTTCGGCTACGGCTATGGCTTTGGAGGCCTGGGCTGCTACGGCGGCATAAGGGGCTGCTACCCCTGCTAAGGGCCCTGCCCACCACCCCTGATACCAACAGCACGCACCCTGCAAGCCAGGGCATGGACTGAGGACGCACCTCCGGGCTCTTGCTGCCATGTGGACCTGCCCTCCACGGCTCCTCCTCTCAAGGCACCAAGcaaggaagcagggaaggggccaacccagcctgcctggaCACATGGCCC contains the following coding sequences:
- the LOC142054031 gene encoding feather keratin-like; the encoded protein is MACYDLCRPCGPTPLANSCNEPCVRQCEESRVVIQPPAVLVTLPGPILSSFPQSTAVGSSSSAAVGNVLGSQGVPVSSGRFGYGYGFGGLGCYGGIRGCYPC
- the LOC142054030 gene encoding feather keratin-like produces the protein MACYDLCRPCGPTPLANSCNEPCVRQCEESRVVIQPPAVLVTLPGPILSSFPQSTAVGSSSSAAVGNVLGSQGVPVSSGRFGYGYGFGGLGCYSGIRGCYPC